From Candidatus Rokuibacteriota bacterium, one genomic window encodes:
- a CDS encoding enoyl-CoA hydratase/isomerase family protein: MTARPKKTTPSGGVQRRYGDILFEVRDEAAWVTINRPRVRNAFREQTLDEMTEALRSTREDPSIACAVITGAGDKAFSAGGDFYAMMRLNRANAHMWNDRMLGLAMTIRGLPIPVIAMVNGWCMGGGHELALWCDLVIASDNAVFGQTGAKVGACPTVGATQYLPRFIGERLAREMIFLARTFTAQEAVAIGLINKCVPQGELLKETLRWCETIKGHSAQTLRATKKSLNHESDELYASWQHGMELLAHIWGSEESLEGMRAFLDNRKPDFRKFRLKNKAALDEYLRGLEGGENQPPHLRRTEAD, encoded by the coding sequence ATGACTGCCAGGCCAAAGAAGACCACACCGAGCGGAGGCGTCCAGCGGCGATACGGCGACATCCTCTTCGAGGTCAGGGACGAGGCCGCCTGGGTCACGATCAACCGCCCGCGCGTGCGCAACGCGTTCCGCGAACAGACGCTCGACGAGATGACGGAGGCGTTGCGCTCGACGCGCGAAGATCCCTCGATCGCGTGCGCGGTGATCACCGGCGCCGGCGACAAGGCGTTCTCCGCCGGCGGCGACTTCTACGCGATGATGCGCCTGAACCGCGCCAACGCCCATATGTGGAACGACCGCATGCTGGGGCTCGCGATGACGATCCGCGGTCTGCCCATCCCGGTGATCGCGATGGTCAACGGCTGGTGCATGGGCGGCGGGCACGAGCTGGCGTTGTGGTGCGATCTCGTGATCGCGTCAGACAACGCGGTGTTCGGCCAGACCGGCGCCAAGGTCGGGGCCTGCCCGACGGTGGGCGCCACGCAGTATCTGCCGCGCTTCATCGGCGAACGGCTGGCGCGCGAGATGATCTTCCTGGCCCGCACGTTCACCGCCCAGGAGGCGGTGGCCATCGGTCTCATCAACAAGTGCGTGCCGCAAGGGGAACTGCTCAAGGAGACGCTCCGGTGGTGCGAGACGATCAAGGGGCACAGCGCTCAGACCCTGCGCGCCACCAAGAAGTCCCTGAATCACGAGTCGGACGAGCTGTACGCGTCGTGGCAGCATGGGATGGAGCTCCTGGCGCACATCTGGGGCTCCGAGGAGAGCCTCGAGGGGATGCGCGCGTTCCTCGATAACCGCAAGCCGGACTTCAGGAAGTTTCGCCTCAAGAACAAAGCGGCGCTCGACGAATACCTGAGAGGTCTCGAAGGCGGCGAGAACCAGCCGCCGCATCTCCGGCGAACGGAGGCGGACTGA